A genomic stretch from Telopea speciosissima isolate NSW1024214 ecotype Mountain lineage chromosome 7, Tspe_v1, whole genome shotgun sequence includes:
- the LOC122667430 gene encoding putative disease resistance protein At4g10780: MDMIISPILGWIPTYIIDPIRSRFRVLRNLRENIGELEKTAAKLDARKKDERAKLEEAKKQEGVEASAQAKLLFTQVDEDVSGASNLKTEYEQRRGSFSNCFSCCSGYQLSKRALKQKQDVEKLYEEEPNSGWTASSTSQKGKELDTVCIEGQITRQKLKDEIIDAVQDDRYVVVGLHATPNFVEIRKQIAKGFGSKCEDDKYLKEELYRLSRTRRYMLILDDMWDPVDLGDICIAAPKKENGCKILIASRSLSVVTRFAIRFEAKRSLQSIPVDKLQSDEAWNLFVEKVGEEITSRPEIKPLAKKVLRKCDGLPLVIIVIGATMSTRETNGEWEDGLRELEQDSNLEGIEEEDWNIQNDSLYECAIGEEILCDEMPKLGDVRNKVDVLVKKLKNSSMLEDSDRSSRVHDVMRAFGMWITSLTTTSDKFQCSHKYIVKARARITEAPDASKWDKPTKISLMWNEMESLPHLPHLGPQLHTLLLSRTRIKDIPQEHFLEQMHTRFERGTLKLKRLAGRVLSGLHKLEELYGGGGGGSILHQDSTLYIEDGSVMEAVSQLLTSPRLTCIDTKNCPVEIENVKNVSGHWLKPLLVKFMTKSLHLRKCGINSSALPDLLLLLLQEFPSFVKFTSCEGLTRVPTRGIESLSVRGCPDLKTLLMVEEDEERDNNNNITTAFESLRKLEVYGLDGLERICSSGVPQQAAAGCFTKLEIVEIMGCPNLKVLFTNIGVTRLLKRLWRLHVYRCAQLVNLVQVSEEEEEEEDLESILINNAFPRLEYIELCELPELRGICSSQNVVDLMKWPSLSSTKRTGSIHVYDCPKLRKPPFGALRPDILLHGEIDSLMTKVYLDYKKRKFVIPIEPLFHVQDAVELQ, from the exons ATGGATATGATCATAAGCCCGATACTAGGATGGATTCCTACATATATAATCGATCCTATCAGATCTAGGTTTCGGGTCTTACGAAATCTTAGGGAGAACATTGGAGAATTAGAAAAGACAGCAGCGAAGCTGGATGCGAGGAAAAAGGACGAACGAGCAAAActagaagaagcaaagaagcaAGAAGGGGTCGAAGCATCAGCACAGGCAAAACTCTTGTTCACTCAAGTCGATGAAGATGTATCCGGCGCCAGCAACCTAAAAACTGAGTACGAGCAAAGAAGAGGATCATTTTCAAACTGCTTCAGTTGTTGCTCAGGCTATCAGCTGAGCAAAAGAGCGTTGAAGCAGAAGCAAGATGTTGAAAAGTTGTACGAAGAGGAACCAAATTCTGGTTGGACTGCCTCTTCTACTTCGCAGAAAGGGAAGGAGCTGGACACCGTTTGTATCGAGGGCCAAATAACAAGACAGAAATTGAAGGATGAAATCATCGATGCAGTACAGGACGATAGGTATGTTGTTGTTGGGTTGCACG CCACAccaaatttcgtagaaatacgaAAACAAATTGCCAAAGGTTTTGGCTCCAAATGCGAAGATGACAAATACTTGAAAGAAGAATTGTATCGCCTTTCAAGAACAAGGAGGTATATGTTGATTTTAGATGACATGTGGGATCCTGTAGATCTTGGTGACATCTGCATTGCTGCACCAAAGAAGGAAAACGGCTGCAAAATATTAATTGCATCTCGATCATTATCAGTGGTTACAAGGTTTGCGATTCGTTTTGAAGCAAAACGATCTCTTCAATCAATTCCAGTGGACAAATTGCAATCAGATGAAGCTTGGAATCTTTTTGTCGAAAAAGTCGGTGAGGAAATTACTTCTAGACCTGAAATAAAGCCCCTAGCTAAGAAGGTTCTTAGAAAGTGTGATGGATTGCCGCTGGTCATTATTGTTATTGGTGCCACGATGTCAACACGGGAAACAAATGGAGAATGGGAAGATGGATTACGTGAATTGGAGCAAGATTCAAATCTTGAAGGCATAGAAGAAGAG GATTGGAACATTCAAAATGACTCATTATATGAATGTGCCATTGGCGAGGAAATTTTGTGTGATGAAATGCCTAAGCTCGGAGATGTGAGAAACAAAGTTGATGTTTTGGTTAAAAAGCTCAAAAATTCATCAATGCTCGAAGACAGTGATAGATCCAGTCGAGTGCACGATGTGATGCGTGCATTTGGTATGTGGATCACATCTCTAACTACCACATCGGATAAGTTCCAGTGCTCCCATAAGTACATTGTAAAGGCCAGGGCTAGAATAACTGAGGCACCCGATGCCTCAAAATGGGACAAACCAACTAAGATTTCAttgatgtggaatgagatggAATCTTTACCTCATTTGCCACACTTAGGTCCACAACTACACACATTGCTCCTTTCACGCACTCGTATTAAGGACATTCCCCAAGAGCACTTCCTGGAGCAGATGCATACTCGATTTGAGCG TGGGACTTTAAAGCTCAAGAGGTTAGCAGGTCGGGTATTATCTGGATTGCATAAGCTAGAGGAGttgtatggtggtggtggaggcggctCGATCCTCCACCAGGATTCAACATTGTACATAGAGGACGGTAGTGTAATGGAAGCAGTGTCCCAATTATTGACTTCTCCTCGTCTAACTTGTATTGATACGAAGAATTGTCCGGTCGAAATAGAAAACGTGAAGAATGTTTCCGGCCATTGGTTGAAGCCATTATTGGTTAAATTCATGACTAAAAGTTTACACCTACGGAAATGTGGTATCAATTCATCAGCTTTGCCggaccttcttcttcttcttctacaagaATTTCCAAGTTTCGTTAAGTTCACATCATGTGAGGGTTTGACACGTGTTCCAACCCGTGGCATTGAATCCCTATCCGTACGTGGTTGTCCAGATCTCAAAACTTTACTGATGGTAGAGGAGGATGAGGAAagggataataataataatattactaCTGCCTTTGAAAGCTTAAGAAAGTTGGAAGTTTATGGATTAGATGGATTGGAGAGAATATGTAGTAGTGGGGTTCCACAGCAGGCAGCAGCTGGATGCTTTACAAAACTGGAAATCGTAGAAATAATGGGATGCCCCAATCTGAAGGTGCTTTTCACTAATATTGGTGTAACACGGCTGCTAAAACGGTTGTGGAGGTTACATGTGTATCGATGTGCTCAATTGGTGAACCTTGTTCAAgtatctgaagaagaagaagaagaagaagatttggaatCCATCCTCATCAATAATGCATTTCCACGTTTGGAATATATCGAGCTATGTGAGCTACCGGAATTGAGAGGCATATGCAGCAGTCAAAATGTAGTGGATTTGATGAAGTGGCCATCTCTCTCATCTACAAAAAGAACAGGATCAATACATGTTTATGATTGTCCTAAGTTGAGAAAGCCCCCGTTTGGAGCCCTACGTCCAGATATATTATTACATGGTGAAATCGACAGCCTGATGACAAAAGTCTATCTTGactacaaaaagagaaag TTTGTGATCCCAATTGAGCCTCTTTTTCATGTACAAGATGCAGTTGAACTTCAATGA
- the LOC122667076 gene encoding abscisic stress-ripening protein 3-like isoform X2 — MSEEKKHHFFHRKEEKSEEEMTPEDYEKKEKQHKHLEQLGGLGALAAGAYALHEKHQAKKDPENSHSHKIREEVAAAVAVGAGGFAFHEHHQKKETKKEGESAHGKH, encoded by the exons ATGTCTGAGGAGAAGAAACACCACTTCTTTCACCGCAAGGAGGAAAAGTCCGAAGAAGAAATGACTCCTGAAGATtatgagaaaaaagagaaacaacacAAGCACTTGGAGCAACTCGGTGGACTAGGTGCTCTAGCTGCTGGTGCTTATGCTCTG CATGAGAAGCACCAGGCGAAgaaagacccagagaattctcACAGCCACAAGATCAGAGAGGAAGTTGCAGCAGCGGTTGCAGTGGGAGCTGGTGGATTTGCCTTCCATGAACATCATCAGAAGAAAGAAActaagaaagaaggagagtcaGCTCACGGGAAgcatt GA
- the LOC122667075 gene encoding abscisic stress-ripening protein 5-like encodes MAEEKHHHHLFHHHKEEKPLEEAVYSETTYVGDGMGGVSGMETTVVATSTEDYEKEEKHHKRMEHMGELGAATAGAFALHEKHQAKKDPEHAHKHKIEEEIAAAVAVGSGGYAFHEHHEKKETKKEDEEAHGKKHHHLF; translated from the exons ATGGCTGAGGAgaagcaccaccaccacctcttccACCACCACAAGGAGGAGAAGCCCCTGGAAGAGGCTGTGTATTCTGAGACCACTTACGTAGGTGATGGCATGGGCGGTGTCTCAGGTATGGAGACCACCGTGGTTGCCACCTCCACTGAGGATTACGAGAAAGAGGAGAAGCACCACAAGCGCATGGAACACATGGGCGAGCTAGGTGCTGCCACTGCTGGTGCTTTTGCTCTG CACGAGAAGCACCAGGCTAAGAAAGACCCTGAGCACGCTCACAAGCACAAGATTGAAGAGGAGATTGCAGCAGCAGTTGCAGTGGGGAGTGGTGGATACGCTTTCCACGAGCACcatgagaagaaagaaacaaagaaggaaGATGAGGAAGCTCATGGCAAGAAACACCACCATCTCTTCTAA
- the LOC122667076 gene encoding abscisic stress-ripening protein 3-like isoform X1 has protein sequence MSEEKKHHFFHRKEEKSEEEMTPEDYEKKEKQHKHLEQLGGLGALAAGAYALHEKHQAKKDPENSHSHKIREEVAAAVAVGAGGFAFHEHHQKKETKKEGESAHGKHY, from the exons ATGTCTGAGGAGAAGAAACACCACTTCTTTCACCGCAAGGAGGAAAAGTCCGAAGAAGAAATGACTCCTGAAGATtatgagaaaaaagagaaacaacacAAGCACTTGGAGCAACTCGGTGGACTAGGTGCTCTAGCTGCTGGTGCTTATGCTCTG CATGAGAAGCACCAGGCGAAgaaagacccagagaattctcACAGCCACAAGATCAGAGAGGAAGTTGCAGCAGCGGTTGCAGTGGGAGCTGGTGGATTTGCCTTCCATGAACATCATCAGAAGAAAGAAActaagaaagaaggagagtcaGCTCACGGGAAgcattattaa
- the LOC122667077 gene encoding abscisic stress-ripening protein 3-like, which translates to MSKSTKEMSYEDHEKQLKHHKHLQQLGKLGAVAAGAVALHEKHKAKKDPENSHSHKIKEEIAATVAVGAVGFAFHESHKKKEAKKEMWAQGKN; encoded by the exons ATGTCAAAGTCCACAAAAGAAATGAGCTACGAAGATCATGAGAAACAACTGAAACACCACAAGCACTTACAGCAACTCGGCAAGCTTGGTGCTGTAGCTGCTGGTGCTGTAGCTCTG CATGAGAAGCACAAGGCTAAgaaagacccagagaattctcACAGCCACAAGATCAAAGAGGAGATTGCAGCAACGGTTGCAGTCGGAGCTGTTGGATTTGCCTTCCATGAGAGccacaagaagaaagaagctaAGAAAGAAATGTGGGCTCAAGGGAAAAATTAA